In Mucilaginibacter celer, one DNA window encodes the following:
- a CDS encoding HAD family hydrolase, whose product MEVADLKILFFDVGGILLSNGWGHEAREEAAKRFNLDYAEVNALHNFIFNVYEIGSVTLDEYLDTVIFNHPRDFVREDFKDFIYSTSVELPMLQFLKDWKKDCGFRIISVNNEGKELNDYRVRKFKLHECFDAFVSSCEVKMRKPDPGIWQLAMGIAQASPQQCVYFDDRKMFVDTAQKLGIRSFQHTSLESTKQILENLKNENLKKK is encoded by the coding sequence ATGGAAGTTGCCGATTTAAAGATCCTTTTTTTTGACGTGGGCGGCATTTTGCTGTCGAACGGATGGGGACACGAAGCCCGCGAAGAAGCGGCTAAAAGGTTTAACCTTGATTATGCCGAGGTAAACGCCCTCCACAATTTTATTTTCAATGTATACGAAATTGGCAGTGTCACGCTCGACGAATACCTGGATACGGTAATTTTTAACCACCCAAGGGATTTTGTACGTGAAGACTTTAAGGATTTTATCTATTCCACCTCGGTTGAATTGCCTATGCTGCAATTTTTAAAGGATTGGAAAAAAGATTGCGGCTTCCGCATTATATCAGTAAATAACGAAGGTAAAGAGCTTAACGATTACAGGGTACGCAAGTTTAAACTGCACGAGTGTTTTGATGCCTTTGTATCATCGTGCGAGGTAAAAATGCGCAAGCCTGATCCGGGTATCTGGCAGCTGGCCATGGGTATTGCCCAGGCGTCGCCGCAGCAATGCGTTTATTTCGACGACCGTAAAATGTTTGTTGATACCGCGCAAAAATTGGGCATCCGCTCGTTCCAGCACACCAGCCTCGAAAGCACAAAACAAATTTTAGAAAATCTTAAAAACGAAAACCTCAAGAAAAAATGA
- a CDS encoding ROK family protein, producing the protein MKNTPAQLRVLSIDIGGSHIKATILNKKGELKMEYDKIPTPAPANPDNVIKAINTLVKDFPAYDKISVGFPGYVKDGVVKTAPNLGTDFWADVDLSKKLEKSLGKPAQVVNDADMQGLGVASGKGLEMVITLGTGFGTALLMNGHLLPHFELSHLPVKEGMDYDDYIGDRALDKEGKEKWNKRMKKVFKILKTVFNYDTLYIGGGNSDKLDFKLDKNMKIVTNADGIKGGARLWLTEEESKTKRKVATPTE; encoded by the coding sequence ATGAAAAATACGCCAGCCCAGTTAAGAGTTCTGTCTATCGATATCGGTGGTTCGCACATCAAAGCCACTATCCTCAATAAAAAAGGCGAGTTAAAAATGGAATATGATAAAATTCCAACCCCCGCGCCTGCCAATCCTGATAATGTAATTAAAGCTATCAATACCCTGGTAAAAGACTTCCCGGCTTACGATAAAATTTCGGTTGGCTTTCCGGGCTATGTTAAAGATGGTGTGGTAAAAACCGCCCCTAACCTGGGTACTGATTTTTGGGCAGATGTTGACCTGAGCAAAAAACTGGAAAAATCATTAGGCAAACCTGCACAGGTTGTTAACGATGCCGATATGCAGGGGCTTGGCGTTGCATCAGGTAAAGGACTTGAAATGGTGATCACTTTGGGTACCGGATTTGGCACCGCTTTGTTAATGAACGGTCATTTATTGCCTCACTTCGAGCTATCACACCTGCCTGTAAAAGAGGGCATGGACTACGATGACTACATAGGCGACCGGGCTTTAGATAAAGAAGGCAAGGAAAAATGGAATAAGCGCATGAAAAAGGTTTTCAAAATACTGAAAACCGTATTCAACTACGATACTTTATATATAGGCGGAGGCAATTCAGACAAGCTTGACTTTAAGCTGGATAAAAATATGAAAATTGTTACCAATGCCGATGGTATAAAAGGCGGCGCAAGGCTTTGGCTTACCGAAGAGGAAAGCAAAACCAAACGCAAAGTTGCTACCCCTACCGAATAA
- the gndA gene encoding NADP-dependent phosphogluconate dehydrogenase, which yields MSATENKYAFGMIGLGVMGRSLLLNMADHGFAVAGHDKDTGKVDSLNQEAGDRAAKGFADVKEFIQSLTTPRAIMMLVPAGKIVDAVIEELTPLLDKGDILIDGGNSHFTDTNRRVEELEAKGLHFFGMGVSGGEEGARRGPSMMPGGDKDAYAVMKPIFEAIAAKVNGEPCVTYIGPGASGHFVKMVHNGIEYGIMQVIAETYEILKKGLKVSNEEIGELFAKWNEGRLQSFLLDITKDIFKYKAPGTDHLLLDDIKDEAKAKGTGKWTSQVAMDLVTPIPTIDTSVSMRDLSKYKSVREKASAIYNEPIELQGDKEELLVALEQAFYFTSIVTYAQGMHLLTKASEEFKYDLHLGEIAKIWRGGCIIRSAFLSDIYNAYSKDQTLPHLLLDSDIAALVKETLPGIRKVLSATTAAGVGAPGYASALSYFDAFRSERMPSNLTQAQRDYFGAHTYELIGKEGTFHTQWAPAND from the coding sequence ATGAGCGCAACAGAAAATAAATACGCCTTTGGTATGATTGGCCTGGGTGTTATGGGTCGCAGTTTGTTGTTAAACATGGCCGATCACGGCTTCGCGGTTGCCGGACACGATAAAGATACCGGTAAAGTAGATTCATTAAACCAGGAAGCCGGCGACAGGGCCGCTAAAGGCTTTGCCGATGTTAAAGAATTTATTCAAAGCTTAACCACGCCAAGGGCCATCATGATGCTGGTACCTGCCGGTAAAATTGTTGACGCTGTTATTGAGGAATTAACCCCGCTGTTGGATAAAGGCGATATCCTGATAGATGGCGGTAACTCGCATTTTACTGATACAAACCGCCGTGTTGAAGAATTGGAAGCTAAAGGCTTGCACTTCTTCGGTATGGGTGTATCAGGTGGTGAAGAAGGCGCTCGCCGCGGCCCAAGCATGATGCCGGGTGGCGATAAAGACGCTTACGCCGTAATGAAACCTATTTTCGAAGCCATTGCCGCTAAAGTTAACGGCGAACCTTGTGTTACCTATATTGGCCCTGGCGCATCAGGTCACTTTGTTAAAATGGTACACAATGGTATCGAGTACGGTATTATGCAGGTAATTGCCGAAACTTACGAGATCCTGAAAAAAGGCCTGAAAGTAAGCAACGAAGAAATTGGCGAACTATTCGCAAAATGGAATGAAGGCCGTTTGCAATCATTCCTGTTAGATATCACGAAAGATATTTTCAAATACAAAGCTCCGGGTACCGATCATTTATTGTTAGATGATATTAAAGACGAAGCTAAAGCTAAAGGTACCGGTAAATGGACTTCGCAAGTTGCTATGGATCTGGTAACCCCGATCCCAACCATCGATACATCAGTATCCATGCGCGATCTGTCAAAATACAAATCAGTGCGCGAAAAAGCATCGGCTATTTACAACGAGCCTATCGAGCTTCAGGGCGATAAAGAAGAATTATTGGTTGCTTTAGAGCAGGCATTTTACTTCACCAGCATCGTTACCTACGCACAAGGTATGCACTTGTTAACCAAAGCATCAGAAGAGTTCAAATATGATCTGCACCTTGGCGAGATCGCTAAGATCTGGAGAGGCGGCTGTATTATCCGTTCAGCGTTCTTGAGCGATATTTACAACGCTTACAGCAAAGATCAAACATTGCCACACTTATTGCTTGACAGCGATATCGCGGCATTGGTTAAAGAAACATTGCCGGGTATTCGTAAAGTATTATCGGCTACAACTGCTGCCGGTGTTGGCGCTCCGGGCTATGCTTCGGCATTAAGCTATTTCGATGCTTTCCGCAGCGAAAGGATGCCATCAAACTTAACCCAGGCACAACGCGATTACTTTGGCGCGCATACTTACGAGCTTATTGGTAAAGAAGGTACCTTCCATACCCAATGGGCACCTGCAAACGACTAA
- the tal gene encoding transaldolase, with translation MATNNVAQIHGFGQSIWLDFIDREIISSGKLKQLIDVDGVRGVTSNPAIFEKAISSSSDYDADIAALKSETDNEKLFFEIAVKDIQAAADLFKGVYEESNKVDGYVSLEVSPFLALDTEGTAKQAEELWKKVDRENVMIKIPGTKPGLAAIQQSIAKGININVTLLFGLERYEEVTEAYIAGLEEHLAAGHKIAHISSVASFFLSRIDVIVDPIIEAKGEKELYGEVAIASAKKAYEIYKRVFSGERWEKLAEQGAQPQRLLWASTGSKNPAFKDTKYVEALIGPETVDTVPLETVEAFRDHGVAAATLETGLDKATEILAKLPSLGIDLAAVTQQLEDEGIEKFNKPFEKLLNAIETQKNK, from the coding sequence ATGGCAACTAATAATGTAGCGCAGATACACGGTTTTGGTCAAAGCATTTGGCTTGACTTTATCGATCGTGAAATCATTTCATCAGGAAAACTTAAACAGTTAATTGACGTTGACGGCGTTCGCGGCGTTACTTCAAACCCTGCAATTTTTGAAAAAGCAATCAGCAGCAGTTCTGATTATGACGCTGATATCGCTGCGCTTAAATCTGAAACTGATAACGAAAAGCTATTTTTTGAAATTGCTGTTAAAGATATCCAGGCTGCTGCCGACCTGTTTAAAGGTGTTTACGAAGAATCGAACAAAGTTGATGGCTATGTAAGCCTTGAAGTTTCTCCGTTTTTGGCTTTAGATACCGAAGGCACTGCTAAACAAGCTGAAGAACTTTGGAAAAAAGTTGACCGCGAAAACGTAATGATCAAAATCCCTGGCACTAAACCGGGTTTGGCTGCTATTCAGCAATCAATTGCGAAAGGGATCAATATCAACGTTACCTTATTGTTCGGCTTGGAGCGTTATGAAGAAGTAACCGAAGCATACATTGCCGGTTTGGAAGAGCATTTGGCTGCAGGCCACAAAATTGCTCATATTTCATCGGTAGCCAGCTTCTTCCTGAGCCGTATCGACGTTATCGTTGATCCGATCATCGAAGCTAAAGGCGAAAAAGAGCTGTATGGCGAGGTCGCAATCGCATCGGCTAAAAAAGCTTACGAAATTTACAAACGCGTATTCAGCGGCGAAAGATGGGAAAAACTTGCCGAGCAAGGTGCGCAACCACAGCGTTTACTTTGGGCAAGCACAGGCAGCAAAAACCCTGCATTTAAAGATACCAAATATGTAGAGGCTTTGATCGGCCCTGAAACTGTTGATACCGTTCCGTTGGAAACTGTTGAAGCATTCCGCGATCATGGTGTTGCTGCTGCAACCTTAGAAACAGGTTTAGATAAAGCTACCGAGATCCTTGCAAAATTACCTTCATTAGGCATCGACCTGGCTGCTGTAACCCAACAGTTAGAAGATGAAGGCATCGAGAAATTCAACAAGCCTTTCGAAAAGCTGTTGAACGCCATCGAAACACAGAAAAATAAGTAA
- the rpiA gene encoding ribose 5-phosphate isomerase A: protein MNWNSNLINNLEWADKIINIEGKQKVAAEIAAKVKDGDIIGVGSGSTSYLALVAIAQRVKDEKLNVKAIPTSVELSMFCAKLGLPVTSLYEHKPDWLFDGADEVDPDKSLIKGRGGAMFKEKLLISSSAISYIIVDESKMVNKLGAKFPVPIEVFPQALPYVEKELKSLGATEIAIRPAKGKDGPIISENGNLVLDCKFDEIGKSFERDIKSITGVIESGLFIGYELNIVMAAN from the coding sequence ATGAACTGGAACAGCAACCTGATAAATAACCTGGAGTGGGCCGATAAGATCATCAACATTGAAGGCAAACAAAAGGTAGCGGCCGAGATTGCCGCTAAAGTTAAGGATGGCGACATTATAGGTGTTGGCTCCGGCTCAACATCATACCTGGCTTTGGTGGCTATTGCCCAAAGGGTTAAAGATGAAAAACTGAATGTAAAGGCTATCCCTACTTCGGTAGAGCTTTCGATGTTTTGCGCCAAGCTGGGTTTGCCTGTTACATCACTGTACGAGCATAAACCCGATTGGCTTTTTGATGGTGCCGATGAGGTTGATCCGGATAAAAGCCTGATAAAAGGCAGGGGCGGGGCCATGTTTAAAGAGAAATTATTGATCAGTTCGAGTGCTATTAGCTATATCATAGTTGATGAATCGAAAATGGTTAATAAATTAGGCGCGAAATTCCCGGTGCCTATCGAGGTGTTCCCGCAGGCTTTACCTTATGTGGAAAAGGAATTGAAAAGTTTAGGGGCTACCGAAATAGCTATACGACCGGCAAAAGGTAAAGACGGACCGATAATTTCGGAGAACGGCAACCTGGTACTGGATTGCAAATTTGATGAGATAGGGAAAAGTTTTGAAAGGGATATTAAATCGATAACGGGCGTAATTGAGAGCGGACTGTTTATAGGCTACGAACTGAACATTGTAATGGCCGCTAATTGA
- the tkt gene encoding transketolase, protein MENTKDIEKLAIDTVRVLAADAVQKANSGHPGTAMALAPMGHVLWTKFLNYNPKNPDWANRDRFILSAGHACILQYNFLYLTGYDLSLDDIKQFRQLNSKTAGHPEYGLAPGIEVTTGPLGQGFANAVGFAIAQKHLAARYNKPGFELFNYNIYTICSDGDLMEGVTSEAASLAGHLQLGNLIYLYDDNHISIEGSTDIAFNEDVSARFRAYGWHVQDLTDVNDTHALELALINAKSETQKPSFIRVRSLIAYGSPNKSGTAGSHGSPLGADEIKLVKEFFGFDPEKSFNVPDEVLDYYHKKGARGASAEEKWNKLFADYKAKFPELAAEYEAASKGELPAGWKDKLPVFKGSDPKMATRQASGKVLNAIAPALPNLIGGAADLAPSTETNLKEFDSFTSENRGGRNFHFGIREHAMGSALNGMALTKGLLPFGATFLMFSEYMRPPIRLAAIMKINPIFVYTHDSIGLGEDGTTHQPVEQLASLRSIPNLTVIRPADANESAHAWRVAIEKKGGPTVLVFTRQGLPILDQDKYGKAENLEKGAYVLSEGSKGPDLILIATGSEVALIMQAQEKLEAEGISTRVVSMPSWELFEKQDAEYKESVFPKASKKRLAVEMASPMGWHKYTTDEGDMLGMTTFGESAPAEDLYKHFGFTVDNVVKKAKALL, encoded by the coding sequence ATGGAAAACACAAAAGACATAGAAAAATTGGCAATCGATACCGTAAGGGTACTTGCTGCCGATGCGGTTCAAAAAGCAAATTCCGGTCACCCTGGTACAGCGATGGCCTTAGCACCGATGGGGCATGTTTTATGGACAAAGTTTTTAAACTACAACCCTAAAAACCCCGATTGGGCAAACCGCGACAGGTTTATCCTTTCGGCTGGTCACGCCTGTATTTTGCAATACAACTTTTTGTATTTAACCGGCTATGATCTTTCTTTAGATGATATCAAACAGTTTCGCCAGCTGAACAGCAAAACTGCCGGTCACCCGGAATATGGTTTGGCTCCGGGTATTGAAGTAACAACCGGTCCGCTGGGCCAGGGTTTTGCCAACGCGGTGGGTTTCGCCATTGCGCAGAAACATTTGGCTGCACGCTATAACAAGCCTGGTTTTGAGCTGTTCAATTACAACATTTACACCATTTGCAGCGATGGCGATTTGATGGAAGGTGTAACTTCCGAAGCCGCTTCGCTGGCCGGTCACCTGCAATTGGGTAACCTGATCTATTTATATGATGATAACCACATCTCTATCGAAGGCAGTACCGATATTGCCTTTAATGAAGATGTAAGCGCCCGTTTCCGCGCATATGGCTGGCACGTACAGGACCTGACAGATGTGAACGATACCCATGCTTTAGAGCTGGCATTGATCAACGCAAAATCTGAAACTCAGAAACCATCATTTATCCGTGTTCGTTCATTGATCGCTTACGGTAGCCCTAATAAATCGGGTACTGCAGGTTCACATGGTTCGCCGCTGGGTGCTGACGAGATTAAACTGGTAAAAGAGTTTTTCGGTTTCGATCCTGAAAAATCATTCAACGTGCCTGATGAAGTGCTGGATTACTACCACAAAAAAGGCGCACGTGGTGCATCGGCCGAAGAAAAATGGAACAAGCTGTTTGCCGATTACAAAGCCAAATTCCCCGAATTAGCTGCCGAGTACGAAGCTGCATCCAAAGGTGAGTTACCGGCAGGCTGGAAAGATAAATTGCCTGTATTTAAAGGTTCAGACCCTAAAATGGCAACCCGCCAGGCGTCGGGCAAAGTGTTGAACGCTATCGCCCCTGCATTGCCTAACCTGATTGGTGGCGCTGCCGACTTAGCTCCATCTACAGAAACCAACCTGAAAGAATTTGATTCATTTACATCAGAAAACCGTGGCGGTCGTAACTTCCACTTCGGTATCCGCGAGCATGCCATGGGATCGGCCCTGAATGGTATGGCCTTAACTAAAGGGTTGTTGCCATTTGGTGCTACCTTCCTGATGTTCTCTGAATATATGCGCCCGCCAATCCGTTTGGCGGCCATCATGAAAATCAACCCGATATTTGTTTATACGCACGATAGTATTGGTTTGGGCGAGGATGGTACAACCCACCAGCCTGTTGAGCAATTGGCTTCGTTACGTTCAATCCCTAACTTAACCGTGATCCGCCCGGCAGATGCCAACGAAAGTGCGCATGCATGGCGTGTAGCTATCGAGAAAAAAGGCGGCCCTACTGTGCTGGTATTCACCCGCCAGGGCTTACCTATCCTCGACCAGGATAAATATGGCAAAGCCGAAAACCTGGAGAAAGGTGCTTATGTGCTATCAGAAGGCAGCAAAGGCCCGGATCTGATCCTGATCGCTACCGGATCGGAAGTGGCACTGATCATGCAGGCTCAGGAAAAATTAGAAGCCGAAGGTATCTCGACCCGTGTGGTTAGTATGCCATCGTGGGAGCTGTTTGAAAAACAGGATGCTGAGTACAAAGAATCGGTATTCCCTAAAGCAAGCAAAAAACGTTTGGCTGTAGAAATGGCATCACCAATGGGCTGGCACAAATACACTACCGATGAGGGCGACATGTTAGGCATGACCACCTTCGGCGAATCGGCCCCGGCAGAAGATTTGTACAAACACTTCGGCTTTACTGTTGATAACGTTGTTAAAAAAGCGAAAGCATTATTATAG